A window of Actinomycetota bacterium genomic DNA:
CCGAGGGGATCGGCTGGAGCCGCGGGGTGCCGGTGGGGTACCTGCGCGAGCTGGCCGAGTACTGGCGGACCGCCTACGACTGGCGCCAGCACGAGGCCCGGCTGAACCAGCTGCCGCAGTTCACGACCACGATCGACGGCGCCAACCTCCACTTCCTCCACGTCCGCTCGCCCGAGCCGGAGGCGACCCCGCTGCTGCTGATCCACGGCTGGCCCGGGTCGGTGGTGGAGTTCCTGGAGCTGATCGGGCCCCTGACCGACCCGCGGGCCCACGGCGGCGACCCGGCCGACGCCTTCCACGTGGTCGTCCCGTCGATCCCCGGCCACGGGTTCTCCGGGCCGCTGGCCGAGCCCGGCTGGAACCACGGCCGCATGGCCGGGGCCTATGTCGAGCTCATGGCCCGGCTCGGCTACGACCGCTACGGCGTGCAGGGCGGCGACATCGGCGCCTTCGAGGCCCCGCTGGTCGGCCGCCTGGCCCCCGACCGGGTCATCGGCGTCCACGTCAACGCCCTGGTCACCTTCCCCTCGGGCGACCCGGCCGAGCTGGCCGACCTCACCGAGGCCGAGCAGCAGCGCCTGGCCCGGATGCGGAACTTCCAGG
This region includes:
- a CDS encoding epoxide hydrolase; this translates as MATTDRDEREIRPFRIEVPQAALDDLGERLARTRWPAEPEGIGWSRGVPVGYLRELAEYWRTAYDWRQHEARLNQLPQFTTTIDGANLHFLHVRSPEPEATPLLLIHGWPGSVVEFLELIGPLTDPRAHGGDPADAFHVVVPSIPGHGFSGPLAEPGWNHGRMAGAYVELMARLGYDRYGVQGGDIGAFEAPLVGRLAPDRVIGVHVNALVTFPSGDPAELADLTEAEQQRLARMRNFQDDMMGYSHIQGTRPQTLAYALTDSPAGQLAWIVEKFKEWTDPAADLPEDAVDRDHLLTNVSIYWLTATAGSAANLYYETYHDPSMFAPRERGTVPTGVAVSLTQDVAVRKLAERDHNVVHWSEFDRGGHFAAMEAPEFLVGDVRAFFRTLRAV